A genomic segment from Drosophila miranda strain MSH22 chromosome 3, D.miranda_PacBio2.1, whole genome shotgun sequence encodes:
- the LOC108159416 gene encoding pneumococcal serine-rich repeat protein isoform X14 produces MDLSLERDSSALGSLFQQIINDMKNTSPLWDDFVAKASKLHTCLRAAIQAIAAYLDAFQKIADAATNSRGASKEIGTALTRVCLRHKAVETRLKTFTSAIMDCLVQPLQDKIEDWKRTVATIDKDHAKEYKRCRSELKKRSSDTLRLQKKARKGQTDGLQSLMDSHMQDVTLRRAELEEVEKRSLRAAMVEERLRYCSFVHMLQPVVHEECEVMSELGHLQEAMQSIALVTKEPSVLPQASEELIHDAKASINLYPESPGGGSGSQGGGCSNSLGSRKSSVCSISSMNSSGSSNSPGHHHYPRSLSQFVTPAIRLKPGESSDSGFCSSPALTTQVSNATNQTANVSTWPPHSQDVVDTLPPTADRPHTISTAYEKGHQRPPLTVYTFQNPETIHESGSGNGINNGSVAPSNGQPSSGQTTPATQKSPAASLSRPPLPVRCSSLERPLSAQSNHRQGSGSGGLLQRQCPSPIPAHITKGTPSGSSISTGTGTGAGLGFVYQVSSPTPPTSEVQVQVLKITEQAGSQPPASAEDTDERSRASVLQKASMFEKQAAAVAAAAGSVSPPVPATGPSPAAAAPSAGGPKRSEAEQQEMDKSFEDSIKALNNLIGELDSFQREIDEGKGKQNSNSNSSNNNLTTSSSSSENNNLPPVCIGSTASTTSTSTTNIDLCGISNQTNSSGCGTDMSDTTSEELAGEEGGHLMDPTLAEARRRERELLGASDSELSRCYVSETSSLTGGLTAGGYENPTFAHFVASASRDDPYNGGSGSEGRSLYAPASVSVSADSISLAASDSICLSGQPRHAYVDTCSDSGSAVVVIYDHQIPNTPDIEFVKQNSEIVLLRTKDPQVQSQLQLYEMRELQQLPSNLAGSPDSPDSGSGKALPPATATVAPAKQRLSSFRASSEQQLQLLGRGSPQRGKANHVDQPPQQQQPAQGTVSDNSSLPVEPPVMRRQLPPKPTSLCLSLFNGTGTGTGSGSGSGTGTGSNQPPSVADKPLIPRKSDFKADLDAKIRRQKQKVQQQIQQQQQQQQKQQQTPQQPLQQQQQQQQQQQHSPQSHQTRNCNVTNGPAAAVVIASASDPILSPHPYQNQNQNHRMPSQNQTTATSNHKQYQTPQAAATATSKTSASPPSATIANPALSSLSPRGGLPQPSSSSSSLPSSASASTNSTSTNALAPLPVATATATATAPCRPPPSAPPPAHPYVCSSNAANPQANHQANTNTNSTANANANASLKPGITPRPASLSGGAGGGLGGAGGSTRIARRSSINQAKPPPPVRRSSSVTPSPNASVGHATHLQLQHNTPLSSSSEHLPPPPAFMLESMSSAPPVAMPSSALKVSETVRALAAMRHQPASPGTLRRIQQQQQQHQQQQQQQQQYQPPLQSVHNSPMNDDPSYEAYYDSYMDLQAYAHALANGQQQQPGQQMPPPLPPPNQQRFNHQQQQQQQQYHPQQCYPQQQQQQQHVAQKPPTPPVYHAPPAPPPTADATFRTSSPAAGGGGGGGIYAQPKLVNSMSSFRTSSPSPNGHGHGHAHPLPPTQPKANPNLIAQLNARLNSKQQQQQQHHQQQHASEGIYGNQQQPGGESIYTRSGLSMSQPQQQQHYDAAAPILSMRQAQQQQQQYQHLQQQHYTCPPPLEDPPPPPIYSAGASATMPKKMARPHAGQSAASQLSAYAAGSATATLPKNMMQQQQRLQQQLQQQQQQHQQYQQPAGMGNGNGHVNQRPQLPLPQQQMQQQQQQKLRAAQQQHLAEQQQQQQQQQRQPPIPSRHSSVQQKIFVSTNPFIQTTAVKFHSPSASPTCGSPVTGSGSVSSASIYATTARGNHHQQQIHHPQQQQHQQQQQQHYYREVAGGNSNGGAAYYNHNNAHGHGHANANAHANVHAHAHMSHAQAHHPNFVTSTNIEKTGSIRAKTKAEFLENLNAKLAKQGMSGRAFAVRNLINSKALMYQNPQNLSRPSAQYRRPPTYPNTTTTTSTTATTTTATGTGTGTGHCDEQC; encoded by the exons ATGGATCTAAGTCTGGAACGCGATAGCTCTGCTCTGGGGAGTCTGTTCCAACAGATTATCAATGACATGAAG AACACCTCTCCACTGTGGGATGACTTCGTGGCAAAGGCCAGCAAATTGCACACATGCTTGAG GGCTGCCATACAGGCAATCGCCGCCTATTTGGATGCCTTCCAGAAGATAGCCGATGCGGCCACCAATTCCAGAG GCGCCTCCAAGGAAATTGGCACCGCCCTGACCCGGGTCTGCCTGCGCCACAAGGCAGTGGAGACCCGCTTGAAGACCTTCACCAGCGCCATTATGGACTGTCTGGTGCAGCCGCTGCAGGACAAGATCGAGGACTGGAAACGCACCGTGGCCACCATCGACAAGGACCATGCCAAAGAATACAAGCGCTGCCGGAGTGAGCTGAAGAAGCGCTCCAGCGACACGCTGCGGCTCCAGAAGAAGGCCCGCAAGGGCCAGACCGACGGCCTCCAGTCGCTGATGGACTCGCACATGCAGGACGTGACCCTGCGCCGGGCCGAGCTGGAGGAGGTGGAGAAGCGTTCGCTGCGAGCGGCCATGGTGGAGGAGCGGCTGCGCTACTGCAGCTTCGTCCACATGCTGCAGCCGGTGGTGCACGAGGAGTGCGAGGTGATGTCTGAGCTGGGACATCTGCAG GAGGCCATGCAGTCCATTGCTCTGGTCACCAAGGAGCCCAGTGTCCTGCCGCAGGCCTCCGAGGAGCTCATCCACGATGCCAAGGCCAGCATCAATCTCTATCCGGAGTCGCCGGGCGGCGGATCCGGCTCCCAGGGCGGCGGCTGCTCCAACTCTCTGGGATCCAGGAAGAGCTCTGTCTGCTCCATCAGCAGCATGAACAGCAGCGGCTCCAGCAACTCTCCGGGCCATCATCACTATCCGCGCTCCCTGTCGCAG TTTGTAACGCCCGCAATTCGCTTGAAACCTGGTGAATCCAGTGATAGTGGCTTTTGCTCATCGCCAGCTCTAACAACAcag GTCTCGAACGCAACGAACCAGACGGCAAATGTGTCGACATGGCCGCCACATTCCCAGGACGTGGTGGACACCCTCCCGCCCACGGCCGACCGACCGCACACCATTTCCACGGCATACGAGAAGGGTCACCAGCGCCCGCCACTGACTGTCTACACGTTCCAGAACCCAGAGACCATCCACGAGTCCGGGAGCGGCAACGGGATCAACAATGGATCGGTGGCCCCATCCAACGGACAGCCATCGTCGGGCCAGACCACACCGGCCACCCAGAAGTCTCCGGCCGCATCGCTCAGTCGTCCGCCTCTGCCAGTC CGCTGCTCGTCGCTGGAGCGTCCGCTGTCGGCGCAGAGCAACCACCGTCAGGGCAGTGGAAGCGGCGGCCTGCTGCAGCGTCAGTGCCCCTCACCGATACCGGCTCATATCACGAAAG GTACGCCCAGTGGAAGCAGCATCAGCACGGGCACGGGTACCGGCGCCGGACTGGGATTCGTCTACCAGGTCAGCTCGCccacgccgccgacgagcgaGGTGCAGGTGCAGGTGCTCAAGATCACCGAGCAGGCGGGATCGCAGCCGCCGGCCAGTGCCGAGGACACGGACGAACGGTCGCGTGCCTCTGTCCTGCAGAAGGCCTCCATGTTCGAGAAGCAGGCGGCAGCCGTGGCAGCAGCGGCCGGTAGTGTGTCGCCTCCTGTTCCGGCCACGGGTCCATCCCCTGCGGCGGCCGCCCCAAGTGCCGGGGGACCGAAGCGGTCCGAGGCCGAGCAGCAGGAAATGG ACAAATCTTTCGAAGACTCAATCAAAGcattaaataatttaattgGCGAACTAGACTCGTTTCAACGTGAGATTGATGAGGGCAAGGGCAAGcagaacagcaacagcaacagcagcaacaacaacctgACAAcgagtagcagcagcagcgagaaCAACAACCTGCCCCCCGTCTGCATCGGCAGCACCGccagcaccaccagcaccagcaccaccaaCATCGATTTGTGCGGCATCAGCAACCAGACCAACTCCAGCGGCTGCGGCACGGACATGTCGGACACCACCTCCGAGGAGCTGGCCGGTGAGGAGGGGGGCCACCTGATGGACCCCACGCTGGCGGAGGCCAGGCGGCGAGAACGAGAGCTTCTGGGCGCCAGCGATTCGGAGCTGAGTCGCTGCTATGTGAGCGAGACGAGTTCGCTGACCGGCGGCCTGACAGCGGGCGGCTACGAGAACCCCACGTTCGCCCACTTTGTGGCGAGTGCGAGCCGCGACGACCCCTACAACGGGGGGTCGGGCAGCGAGGGGCGCTCCCTATATGCGCCCGcctccgtgtccgtgtccgcgGACAGCATCTCGCTGGCCGCCTCCGACAGCATCTGCCTGTCGGGGCAGCCGCGGCACGCCTACGTGGACACCTgcagcgacagcggcagcgCCGTCGTAGTGATCTACGACCACCAGATCCCCAACACCCCGGACATTGAGTTCGTCAAGCAGAACTCGGAGATAGTCCTGCTGCGCACCAAGGACCCCCAGGTGCAGTCGCAGCTGCAGCTTTACGAGATGCGcgagctgcagcagctgccCTCGAATCTAGCCGGATCCCCGGACTCGCCGGACTCGGGCAGTGGCAAGGCGCTCCCGCCGGCAACAGCAACTGTGGCGCCCGCCAAGCAGCGACTCTCCTCGTTTCGCGCCTCCagcgagcagcagctgcagctgctcgGACGCGGCAGCCCGCAAAGAGGTAAAGCAAACCACGTCGATCAGccgccccagcagcagcagccggcaCAAGGGACAGTCAGTGATAACAGTAGCCTCCCAGTAGAGCCTCCTGTGATGCGGCGACAGCTGCCCCCAAAGCCCACCAGCCTCTGCCTGAGCCTTTTCAATGGTACAGGTACAGGTACGGGgtcgggttcgggttcgggtacgggtacgggttcGAATCAGCCTCCCAGTGTGGCCGACAAGCCATTGATACCCCGAAAGTCAGACTTTAAGGCCGACTTAGATGCCAAAATACGcaggcagaagcagaaggTTCAACAGcaaatacagcagcagcaacagcaacagcagaagcagcaacaaacGCCACAGCAGccactgcaacagcagcagcagcagcagcagcaacaacaacactcACCACAGTCGCACCAAACCAGAAACTGTAATGTCACTAATggcccagcagcagccgttGTTATTGCATCCGCATCAGATCCAATCTTGAGCCCGCATCCataccaaaaccaaaaccaaaatcaTAGAATGCCAAGCCAAAATCAGACAACAGCAACATCCAATCATAAGCAATACCAGACGCCCCAAGCAGCTGCGACAGCAACATCAAAAACATCAGCATCTCCTCCATCTGCAACAATAGCAAACCCAGCATTATCATCATTGTCACCTCGCGGCGGTCTGCCAcagccatcatcatcatcgtcatcattaccatcatctgcatctgcatccaCAAACTCCACATCGACAAACGCTCTTGCTCCGTTGCccgttgccactgccactgccactgccactgccccctGCAGACCACCACCATCAGCGCCACCACCCGCCCATCCATATGTGTGCTCCTCGAATGCCGCCAACCCCCAAGCCAACCATCAAGccaatacgaatacgaattccactgccaatgccaatgccaatgccagtcTCAAGCCAGGCATTACGCCCAGGCCGGCCTCGTTGTCGG gaggagcaggaggaggattAGGAGGAGCAGGTGGCTCAACGCGGATCGCACGTCGTTCGTCCATCAATCAGGCCAAGCCACCGCCGCCAGTGCGACGCAGCTCCTCGGTGACACCCAGTCCCAATGCTTCGGTGGGG CACGCGACGCATCTGCAGCTGCAACATAACACACCGCTAAGCAGCTCCAGCGAGCATCTACCACCGCCGCCAGCCTTTATGCTGGAGTCCATGTCCAGCGCTCCTCCAGTGGCCATGCCGAGCTCCGCTCTTAAGGTGTCGGAGACGGTGCGAGCCCTGGCAGCCATGCGGCATCAGCCGGCATCGCCTGGTACGCTAAGACgtatacagcagcagcagcagcaacaccagcaacaacaacaacagcaacaacaatatcAACCCCCACTGCAG TCAGTGCACAACTCCCCCATGAACGACGACCCGAGCTATGAGGCCTACTATGACTCCTATATGGATCTGCAGGCCTATGCTCATGCCTTGGCCAatggccaacagcagcagccgggccAGCAGATGCCACCACCCCTGCCACCGCCCAACCAGCAACGCTTTAATcatcaacagcaacagcaacagcagcaataTCATCCACAGCAATGCTatccacagcagcaacagcagcagcaacatgtGGCACAAAAGCCGCCAACGCCACCTGTCTACCACGCCCCACCAGCACCACCGCCTACAGCGGATGCC ACGTTCCGCACCTCGTCACCGGCCGCAGGCGGAGGAGGCGGTGGGGGCATCTATGCCCAACCCAAGCTGGTCAACAGCATGTCCAGCTTCCGCACCAGCAGCCCAAGTCCcaatgggcatgggcatgggcatgcgCACCCACTGCCACCGACACAGCCCAAGGCGAACCCGAATCTAATTGCACAGCTGAATGCACGACTCAacagcaagcagcagcagcagcagcagcaccatcaacagcagcatgCTTCCGAGGGCATCTACGGCAACCAGCAGCAACCTGGAGGCGAGTCGATCTACACGCGGAGCGGCCTGTCCATGTCCcagccgcaacagcagcaacactATGACG CAGCTGCCCCAATCCTGAGCATGCGACAggctcagcagcagcagcagcagtaccaacatctgcagcagcagcattacACGTGCCCGCCTCCACTGGAGGAtccgccaccgccacccaTTTACAGTGCCGGAGCATCGGCCACGATGCCCAAAAAGATGGCACGCCCCCATGCTGGCCAGAGTGCGGCCTCTCAGTTGAGTGCCTATGCAGCAGGTTCGGCCACGGCTACGCTCCCAAAAAACatgatgcagcagcagcaacgtttacagcagcagctacaacagcagcagcagcagcatcagcaatACCAACAGCCGGCAGGCAtgggcaatggcaatggccaTGTAAATCAGCGTCCACAGTTGCCTCTTCCCCAGCAGCagatgcagcaacagcagcagcagaaactgaGAGCAGCTCAACAGCAACATTTGGcggaacagcaacagcagcagcagcaacagcagcgccagcCACCCATACCGTCGCGGCACTCGAGTGTACAGCAAAAGATATTCGTGTCAACGAATCCATTCATACAAACTACGGCCGTCAAGTTCCATTCGCCCTCAGCCTCGCCCACTTGCGGCTCGCCCGTAACTGGATCTGGGTCTGTATCCTCGGCTAGTATTTATGCCACAACGGCGCGTGGCaatcaccaccagcagcaaATACATCatccacaacagcagcagcatcaacagcaacagcaacagcattaTTATCGCGAGGTTGCTGGGGGCAACAGCAATGGCGGCGCTGCTTACTACAACCACAATAATGCCCATGGCCATGGCCACGCGAATGCGAACGCCCATGCCAATGTCCATGCCCACGCCCACATGTCCCATGCCCAGGCACATCATCCAA ACTTCGTCACAAGCACAAATATCGAAAAGACTGGCAGCATTCGGGCCAAGACCAAGGCCGAGTTCCTCGAGAATCTCAACGCGAAACTGGCCAAGCAGGGCATGTCCGGCCGCGCATTTGCCGTGCGAAATCTCATCAATAGCAAGGCCCTG ATGTATCAGAATCCACAAAATCTATCGCGCCCCAGTGCTCAATATCGTAGACCTCCCACCTATCCCAACACCACTACCACGACCAGCACAACCGcaaccacaaccacagccactggcactggcactggcactggccacTGTGATGAGCAGTGCTAA
- the LOC108159416 gene encoding chromatin modification-related protein eaf-1 isoform X22 — translation MDLSLERDSSALGSLFQQIINDMKNTSPLWDDFVAKASKLHTCLRAAIQAIAAYLDAFQKIADAATNSRGASKEIGTALTRVCLRHKAVETRLKTFTSAIMDCLVQPLQDKIEDWKRTVATIDKDHAKEYKRCRSELKKRSSDTLRLQKKARKGQTDGLQSLMDSHMQDVTLRRAELEEVEKRSLRAAMVEERLRYCSFVHMLQPVVHEECEVMSELGHLQEAMQSIALVTKEPSVLPQASEELIHDAKASINLYPESPGGGSGSQGGGCSNSLGSRKSSVCSISSMNSSGSSNSPGHHHYPRSLSQFVTPAIRLKPGESSDSGFCSSPALTTQVSNATNQTANVSTWPPHSQDVVDTLPPTADRPHTISTAYEKGHQRPPLTVYTFQNPETIHESGSGNGINNGSVAPSNGQPSSGQTTPATQKSPAASLSRPPLPVKPAHVRCSSLERPLSAQSNHRQGSGSGGLLQRQCPSPIPAHITKELSAAHHAQQQQQQLQQQQSPPTYVNMSELANMAALKLTNHQQQQQQQQQQQQQQKPTPPPLQQQSSIDSICSQHSNDSSGSHQLLQQQQQQQAPHAAQHHATRSHSISSTASSLHSHPSIDSTVACGSLVGQHTHSTSTNTNTTSPSSGSSTPQNHYSPLLTNSPTSTAAGTPSGSSISTGTGTGAGLGFVYQVSSPTPPTSEVQVQVLKITEQAGSQPPASAEDTDERSRASVLQKASMFEKQAAAVAAAAGSVSPPVPATGPSPAAAAPSAGGPKRSEAEQQEMGGAGGGLGGAGGSTRIARRSSINQAKPPPPVRRSSSVTPSPNASVGHATHLQLQHNTPLSSSSEHLPPPPAFMLESMSSAPPVAMPSSALKVSETVRALAAMRHQPASPGTLRRIQQQQQQHQQQQQQQQQYQPPLQSVHNSPMNDDPSYEAYYDSYMDLQAYAHALANGQQQQPGQQMPPPLPPPNQQRFNHQQQQQQQQYHPQQCYPQQQQQQQHVAQKPPTPPVYHAPPAPPPTADATFRTSSPAAGGGGGGGIYAQPKLVNSMSSFRTSSPSPNGHGHGHAHPLPPTQPKANPNLIAQLNARLNSKQQQQQQHHQQQHASEGIYGNQQQPGGESIYTRSGLSMSQPQQQQHYDAAAPILSMRQAQQQQQQYQHLQQQHYTCPPPLEDPPPPPIYSAGASATMPKKMARPHAGQSAASQLSAYAAGSATATLPKNMMQQQQRLQQQLQQQQQQHQQYQQPAGMGNGNGHVNQRPQLPLPQQQMQQQQQQKLRAAQQQHLAEQQQQQQQQQRQPPIPSRHSSVQQKIFVSTNPFIQTTAVKFHSPSASPTCGSPVTGSGSVSSASIYATTARGNHHQQQIHHPQQQQHQQQQQQHYYREVAGGNSNGGAAYYNHNNAHGHGHANANAHANVHAHAHMSHAQAHHPNFVTSTNIEKTGSIRAKTKAEFLENLNAKLAKQGMSGRAFAVRNLINSKALMYQNPQNLSRPSAQYRRPPTYPNTTTTTSTTATTTTATGTGTGTGHCDEQC, via the exons ATGGATCTAAGTCTGGAACGCGATAGCTCTGCTCTGGGGAGTCTGTTCCAACAGATTATCAATGACATGAAG AACACCTCTCCACTGTGGGATGACTTCGTGGCAAAGGCCAGCAAATTGCACACATGCTTGAG GGCTGCCATACAGGCAATCGCCGCCTATTTGGATGCCTTCCAGAAGATAGCCGATGCGGCCACCAATTCCAGAG GCGCCTCCAAGGAAATTGGCACCGCCCTGACCCGGGTCTGCCTGCGCCACAAGGCAGTGGAGACCCGCTTGAAGACCTTCACCAGCGCCATTATGGACTGTCTGGTGCAGCCGCTGCAGGACAAGATCGAGGACTGGAAACGCACCGTGGCCACCATCGACAAGGACCATGCCAAAGAATACAAGCGCTGCCGGAGTGAGCTGAAGAAGCGCTCCAGCGACACGCTGCGGCTCCAGAAGAAGGCCCGCAAGGGCCAGACCGACGGCCTCCAGTCGCTGATGGACTCGCACATGCAGGACGTGACCCTGCGCCGGGCCGAGCTGGAGGAGGTGGAGAAGCGTTCGCTGCGAGCGGCCATGGTGGAGGAGCGGCTGCGCTACTGCAGCTTCGTCCACATGCTGCAGCCGGTGGTGCACGAGGAGTGCGAGGTGATGTCTGAGCTGGGACATCTGCAG GAGGCCATGCAGTCCATTGCTCTGGTCACCAAGGAGCCCAGTGTCCTGCCGCAGGCCTCCGAGGAGCTCATCCACGATGCCAAGGCCAGCATCAATCTCTATCCGGAGTCGCCGGGCGGCGGATCCGGCTCCCAGGGCGGCGGCTGCTCCAACTCTCTGGGATCCAGGAAGAGCTCTGTCTGCTCCATCAGCAGCATGAACAGCAGCGGCTCCAGCAACTCTCCGGGCCATCATCACTATCCGCGCTCCCTGTCGCAG TTTGTAACGCCCGCAATTCGCTTGAAACCTGGTGAATCCAGTGATAGTGGCTTTTGCTCATCGCCAGCTCTAACAACAcag GTCTCGAACGCAACGAACCAGACGGCAAATGTGTCGACATGGCCGCCACATTCCCAGGACGTGGTGGACACCCTCCCGCCCACGGCCGACCGACCGCACACCATTTCCACGGCATACGAGAAGGGTCACCAGCGCCCGCCACTGACTGTCTACACGTTCCAGAACCCAGAGACCATCCACGAGTCCGGGAGCGGCAACGGGATCAACAATGGATCGGTGGCCCCATCCAACGGACAGCCATCGTCGGGCCAGACCACACCGGCCACCCAGAAGTCTCCGGCCGCATCGCTCAGTCGTCCGCCTCTGCCAGTC AAGCCGGCCCATGTG CGCTGCTCGTCGCTGGAGCGTCCGCTGTCGGCGCAGAGCAACCACCGTCAGGGCAGTGGAAGCGGCGGCCTGCTGCAGCGTCAGTGCCCCTCACCGATACCGGCTCATATCACGAAAG AGCTGTCCGCAGCACATCatgcacagcagcagcagcagcagctccagcagcagcagagtcCGCCCACATACGTTAACATGTCCGAACTGGCCAACATGGCGGCCTTGAAGCTCACtaaccaccagcagcagcagcagcagcagcaacagcaacagcagcagcagaagcccACGCCACCgcctctgcagcagcagagctCCATTGACTCGATCTGCTCGCAGCATTCCAACGACTCCTCGGGCTCCCATCAGCttctacagcagcagcagcagcagcaagcgcCTCACGCTGCCCAGCACCATGCCACACGCTCCCATTCCATATCCTCGACGGCCTCGTCGCTGCACTCGCATCCATCGATCGACTCGACGGTCGCTTGCGGCTCCCTCGTGGGCCAGCACACCcacagcaccagcaccaacacGAACACCACCTCGCCGTCCAGTGGCAGCTCCACGCCCCAGAACCATTACTCGCCCCTGTTAACCAACTCACCCACGTCCACTGCCGCAGGTACGCCCAGTGGAAGCAGCATCAGCACGGGCACGGGTACCGGCGCCGGACTGGGATTCGTCTACCAGGTCAGCTCGCccacgccgccgacgagcgaGGTGCAGGTGCAGGTGCTCAAGATCACCGAGCAGGCGGGATCGCAGCCGCCGGCCAGTGCCGAGGACACGGACGAACGGTCGCGTGCCTCTGTCCTGCAGAAGGCCTCCATGTTCGAGAAGCAGGCGGCAGCCGTGGCAGCAGCGGCCGGTAGTGTGTCGCCTCCTGTTCCGGCCACGGGTCCATCCCCTGCGGCGGCCGCCCCAAGTGCCGGGGGACCGAAGCGGTCCGAGGCCGAGCAGCAGGAAATGG gaggagcaggaggaggattAGGAGGAGCAGGTGGCTCAACGCGGATCGCACGTCGTTCGTCCATCAATCAGGCCAAGCCACCGCCGCCAGTGCGACGCAGCTCCTCGGTGACACCCAGTCCCAATGCTTCGGTGGGG CACGCGACGCATCTGCAGCTGCAACATAACACACCGCTAAGCAGCTCCAGCGAGCATCTACCACCGCCGCCAGCCTTTATGCTGGAGTCCATGTCCAGCGCTCCTCCAGTGGCCATGCCGAGCTCCGCTCTTAAGGTGTCGGAGACGGTGCGAGCCCTGGCAGCCATGCGGCATCAGCCGGCATCGCCTGGTACGCTAAGACgtatacagcagcagcagcagcaacaccagcaacaacaacaacagcaacaacaatatcAACCCCCACTGCAG TCAGTGCACAACTCCCCCATGAACGACGACCCGAGCTATGAGGCCTACTATGACTCCTATATGGATCTGCAGGCCTATGCTCATGCCTTGGCCAatggccaacagcagcagccgggccAGCAGATGCCACCACCCCTGCCACCGCCCAACCAGCAACGCTTTAATcatcaacagcaacagcaacagcagcaataTCATCCACAGCAATGCTatccacagcagcaacagcagcagcaacatgtGGCACAAAAGCCGCCAACGCCACCTGTCTACCACGCCCCACCAGCACCACCGCCTACAGCGGATGCC ACGTTCCGCACCTCGTCACCGGCCGCAGGCGGAGGAGGCGGTGGGGGCATCTATGCCCAACCCAAGCTGGTCAACAGCATGTCCAGCTTCCGCACCAGCAGCCCAAGTCCcaatgggcatgggcatgggcatgcgCACCCACTGCCACCGACACAGCCCAAGGCGAACCCGAATCTAATTGCACAGCTGAATGCACGACTCAacagcaagcagcagcagcagcagcagcaccatcaacagcagcatgCTTCCGAGGGCATCTACGGCAACCAGCAGCAACCTGGAGGCGAGTCGATCTACACGCGGAGCGGCCTGTCCATGTCCcagccgcaacagcagcaacactATGACG CAGCTGCCCCAATCCTGAGCATGCGACAggctcagcagcagcagcagcagtaccaacatctgcagcagcagcattacACGTGCCCGCCTCCACTGGAGGAtccgccaccgccacccaTTTACAGTGCCGGAGCATCGGCCACGATGCCCAAAAAGATGGCACGCCCCCATGCTGGCCAGAGTGCGGCCTCTCAGTTGAGTGCCTATGCAGCAGGTTCGGCCACGGCTACGCTCCCAAAAAACatgatgcagcagcagcaacgtttacagcagcagctacaacagcagcagcagcagcatcagcaatACCAACAGCCGGCAGGCAtgggcaatggcaatggccaTGTAAATCAGCGTCCACAGTTGCCTCTTCCCCAGCAGCagatgcagcaacagcagcagcagaaactgaGAGCAGCTCAACAGCAACATTTGGcggaacagcaacagcagcagcagcaacagcagcgccagcCACCCATACCGTCGCGGCACTCGAGTGTACAGCAAAAGATATTCGTGTCAACGAATCCATTCATACAAACTACGGCCGTCAAGTTCCATTCGCCCTCAGCCTCGCCCACTTGCGGCTCGCCCGTAACTGGATCTGGGTCTGTATCCTCGGCTAGTATTTATGCCACAACGGCGCGTGGCaatcaccaccagcagcaaATACATCatccacaacagcagcagcatcaacagcaacagcaacagcattaTTATCGCGAGGTTGCTGGGGGCAACAGCAATGGCGGCGCTGCTTACTACAACCACAATAATGCCCATGGCCATGGCCACGCGAATGCGAACGCCCATGCCAATGTCCATGCCCACGCCCACATGTCCCATGCCCAGGCACATCATCCAA ACTTCGTCACAAGCACAAATATCGAAAAGACTGGCAGCATTCGGGCCAAGACCAAGGCCGAGTTCCTCGAGAATCTCAACGCGAAACTGGCCAAGCAGGGCATGTCCGGCCGCGCATTTGCCGTGCGAAATCTCATCAATAGCAAGGCCCTG ATGTATCAGAATCCACAAAATCTATCGCGCCCCAGTGCTCAATATCGTAGACCTCCCACCTATCCCAACACCACTACCACGACCAGCACAACCGcaaccacaaccacagccactggcactggcactggcactggccacTGTGATGAGCAGTGCTAA